The stretch of DNA GTCGCCCGCGTTCATCCAGCTCTTCGACCAGACTTCGATACTTAGACCGAAGCCAGCACACAATGGTCTCGTCTCTCATCCCTGCTCTTGTGCAGAGGCTCTCCACTCCGGTCAATCACTATTGCGGTAAGTTGTTTCCTGCCACCGCCTTATCATAAATTGTTCTTATAATCATTCTCCACAAATTCATCAAACTGTTTAACCGTCTTTTCGTCTCCGCCCATTTTCTCTACTAGCAGTTTACCAAAGGAAATCTTGTATTGTTCTGACCAGTGATCCGGTTTCCAGACGTTGGCGCGGAGAAATGCTTTAGCACAATGGAGGAAGCACTCTTCGATCGTTACGCGGATGGCAACGACAGCGGGTTTTCCCCGTGCTGACAGACGTTCTAAGATTACTGGGTCAGCGGTCAGCTCTGCGCGCCCATTGACGCGAAATGTCTCTCCAGTTCCAGGAATCAGAAAGATGAGGCCGACATGGGGATTATGCAGAATGTTCTGCAAGCCGAAGATCAACTTATTCCCACTCCGATCGGGAATGATCAGTGTGGTGTCATTTTCGATTTCGACAAACCCTGGGCCGTCCCCTTTGGGAGAAACATCCATGTTGCCTTCGGCGTCTGCAGTCGCAAGGAGCAGGAACGGAGATTTTTTGATGAAGCCGACCGCCGTCTCATTGAGTGACTTCCAAAGTTTCAACGGGACGACCGCTGACGGTTCGCCAATGCGAGCCCGTAATTGTTCAACCGTGGTAATCCGATGGACGTCTGTGGTGGACATATGCACCCTCCTTTACACTTGACTCTACGGTAAGCGGAGCAAGCGACTGGCGTTTCCACCACGGATCGCCGCTTCCGATTCCGCATCTAATCGTAATGCTTGTACCTCAGCCACTGGATGGGTGATACCAGCAGGAAGCGGATAATCACTGCCAAGAACCAACCGCTCGTGCCCATACAGCATGACCAAATATCGCAGCATGTGGTGATTAAATGCAATAGTGTCAAAGGAAAACTGCTCGATATATGTCGACGGTGGCCGAGGAATGGCCTGGCGGCACTCTGGCAACCGCTCATACCCCATATCGAGCCGCCCTAGTAAACTCGGGAGTGCACCACCGGCGTGATACAACACAATCTGTAACTCAGGATAGCGCTCAAGCACGCCACCATAAATTAACAGTGCGGCCACCAAGCCGCTGTCATACAGATTGCCAACGAGATCACTCATGGCATAGCGAGCGAAGACCCCGTGTGGTGCGGCCTCAAAGGGGTGAATGCACACGACCATCTGCAACGCCGCGGCTGCTTCCCAAAACTCGGCGAACTTTGCTTCATCAAACCCCTGGCCACGGATGTTTGGGGGAATGACGACGCCGCGCAGTCCTAGCTTACGCACGCGCTCTAACTCTCGCACCGCGACTGGTGGGTCCTGCAACGGTACCGAGGCAAGCGGGACGAAACGTCGAGCATAGCGTCTACCAATGGCTGCGAGGGCGTCATTGTTCACTTGGGCGATTGCGAGTCCCAAAGCTGGAGGGACCTCTGGATACATCACAAATGGCGCACATGAAAGCACTTGGAGGTCGACTCCCTCATCAGCCATATCGGCAAGCCGTGCTTCAGGGTGAATAAATTTGTCGGAAATCGGACAGAAGGCCGATTTGTAAATGTGAAAAAACCGCTTTCCTTCTCGCTTCACGATGCGAGTCGCGTAGCGTTCCCCTTCACGCTCAAGAAAGGCAAGCACCTCTGGGGCAACAATGTGGTTGTGCATGTCAATGACACGCATAGGAAAATCCTTTTGTGTTGGTGATCCTTCCGAGGAAGACGACGAGCGGCGTTCGCATGTCTGTACGTACCCTCAATGGTAGAAGAGCCGACCTTAGCTATCGCGCGCGCTTGTCTTCGCTCCAACCAACGCATTTTCTCCAAATTTTCCTTCGCGTCTATCTGCAGACGGTGGGATTTTTTCGTCATCCGAGTGTCCCACTCAAAGAACAAGCAATTGTCAGTCTGCGTCAATCTTCAACCAGCGTCCGGAAAATCGTCCGCATCCCAGCCGACGTGAGTCGGCTCTCTAACCCAAACGGTTGGAGATCCGCAACTGTGACCATACGAATGATTTTCCATCCCCCATCTCTGTCATCTCCTTCCGGACGTGGACCGATGATCTGCTCAATCACTGCTGGTGGAAGGCTTAGACTTTTTGCCATGTGCTGAACGTACTCTTCTCTACTTATGCGTGCCATAGTGCTTCGTAGTGTATTCACTTGACCCCCGAGGTCAAGGCGAGGTAACGTCAGCCTGCTGAAGAGGCCAAGAAACACACACAAGAAGGAGGCGTATGCTATGGC from Deltaproteobacteria bacterium encodes:
- a CDS encoding pyridoxamine 5'-phosphate oxidase family protein codes for the protein MSTTDVHRITTVEQLRARIGEPSAVVPLKLWKSLNETAVGFIKKSPFLLLATADAEGNMDVSPKGDGPGFVEIENDTTLIIPDRSGNKLIFGLQNILHNPHVGLIFLIPGTGETFRVNGRAELTADPVILERLSARGKPAVVAIRVTIEECFLHCAKAFLRANVWKPDHWSEQYKISFGKLLVEKMGGDEKTVKQFDEFVENDYKNNL